One Panicum virgatum strain AP13 chromosome 9K, P.virgatum_v5, whole genome shotgun sequence genomic region harbors:
- the LOC120647247 gene encoding probable serine/threonine-protein kinase PBL16 isoform X1, whose product MDIPCNDQRLFLYIEILTSCSLGTDFTKFSESFAPVFQSPHITCYLFAVESPKIQSPSERIEKEDSRLPSNPKEVEALRKDTARNPLIAFTFEELKRITKNFRQDSLLGGGGFGRVYKGFITKDLREGLEIEEPLRVAVKVHDGDNSFQGHREWLAEVIFLGQLSHPNLVKLIGYCCEDDHRVLVYEFMPLGSVESHLFSRVMVPLPWPTRMKIALGAAKGLAFLHEAEKPVIYRDFKTSNILLDEEYNAKLSDFGLAKDGPVGDKSHVSTRIMGTYGYAAPEYIMTGHLTAMSDVYSYGVVLLELLTGRKSLDKSRPVREQTLADWAFPLLTHKKKVLGIVDPRLAEDYPVKAVQKTAMLAYHCLNRNPKARPLMRDIVATLEPLQQLEENPSDILASAT is encoded by the exons ATGGATATTCCATGTAATGATCAGAggctttttttatatatagaaATTCTTACTTCTTGTTCATTGGGAACCGATTTTACGAAATTTTCTGAATCATTTGCGCCTGTATTTCAGTCTCCACATATAACGTGCTATTTGTTTGCTGTAGAATCCCCAAAAATTCAGAGCCCATCGGAAAGAATTGAAAAGGAAGATAGCCGGCTGCCATCCAACCCAAAAGAGGTGGAGGCGCTGAGAAAGGATACAGCTCGCAACCCTTTGATAGCATTCACATTTGAGGAGCTCAAGAGAATCACCAAAAATTTCAGACAAGATTCACTACTAGGGGGTGGTGGATTTGGCAGAGTCTACAAAGGGTTCATCACCAAGGATCTCCGCGAaggtttagaaatagaagagccCCTGAGAGTTGCCGTTAAGGTCCATGACGGTGACAATAGCTTCCAGGGCCATAGGGAGTGGCTG GCTGAGGTTATATTTCTTGGGCAACTCTCCCACCCGAATTTAGTGAAGTTGATCGGCTATTGTTGTGAAGACGACCACAGGGTTCTTGTTTACGAGTTCATGCCCCTGGGAAGTGTGGAGTCTCATCTGTTTTCAA GGGTGATGGTGCCACTTCCATGGCCGACCAGAATGAAAATTGCACTTGGCGCTGCAAAGGGACTTGCTTTTCTGCATGAAGCAGAGAAGCCCGTCATCTATCGGGACTTTAAGACATCAAACATATTGCTAGATGAG gaatataatGCGAAACTATCCGATTTTGGGCTTGCAAAAGATGGACCAGTCGGCGACAAGTCCCATGTTTCAACTCGTATTATGGGTACTTACGGTTATGCAGCGCCAGAGTACATCATGACAG GGCATCTCACGGCGATGAGCGACGTCTACAGCTATGGTGTAGTACTCCTTGAGCTCCTCACAGGCCGGAAGTCGCTGGACAAGTCCCGGCCGGTCAGGGAGCAGACGCTGGCCGACTGGGCATTCCCGTTGCTGACGCATAAGAAGAAGGTGCTTGGCATAGTAGACCCGAGGCTTGCTGAGGACTACCCGGTGAAGGCTGTGCAGAAGACGGCGATGCTGGCATACCATTGCCTTAACCGCAACCCAAAGGCTAGGCCGCTGATGCGCGACATCGTCGCCACCTTGGAGCCTCTGCAGCAGCTGGAGGAGAACCCCAGTGACATTCTGGCCAGTGCCACTTGA
- the LOC120647247 gene encoding probable serine/threonine-protein kinase PBL16 isoform X2 encodes MGNCWFKGNPYFNRVSSNATKSESPKIQSPSERIEKEDSRLPSNPKEVEALRKDTARNPLIAFTFEELKRITKNFRQDSLLGGGGFGRVYKGFITKDLREGLEIEEPLRVAVKVHDGDNSFQGHREWLAEVIFLGQLSHPNLVKLIGYCCEDDHRVLVYEFMPLGSVESHLFSRVMVPLPWPTRMKIALGAAKGLAFLHEAEKPVIYRDFKTSNILLDEEYNAKLSDFGLAKDGPVGDKSHVSTRIMGTYGYAAPEYIMTGHLTAMSDVYSYGVVLLELLTGRKSLDKSRPVREQTLADWAFPLLTHKKKVLGIVDPRLAEDYPVKAVQKTAMLAYHCLNRNPKARPLMRDIVATLEPLQQLEENPSDILASAT; translated from the exons ATGGGTAATTGCTGGTTTAAGGGGAATCCATACTTTAACAGGGTTTCCTCCAATGCAACCAAATCAG AATCCCCAAAAATTCAGAGCCCATCGGAAAGAATTGAAAAGGAAGATAGCCGGCTGCCATCCAACCCAAAAGAGGTGGAGGCGCTGAGAAAGGATACAGCTCGCAACCCTTTGATAGCATTCACATTTGAGGAGCTCAAGAGAATCACCAAAAATTTCAGACAAGATTCACTACTAGGGGGTGGTGGATTTGGCAGAGTCTACAAAGGGTTCATCACCAAGGATCTCCGCGAaggtttagaaatagaagagccCCTGAGAGTTGCCGTTAAGGTCCATGACGGTGACAATAGCTTCCAGGGCCATAGGGAGTGGCTG GCTGAGGTTATATTTCTTGGGCAACTCTCCCACCCGAATTTAGTGAAGTTGATCGGCTATTGTTGTGAAGACGACCACAGGGTTCTTGTTTACGAGTTCATGCCCCTGGGAAGTGTGGAGTCTCATCTGTTTTCAA GGGTGATGGTGCCACTTCCATGGCCGACCAGAATGAAAATTGCACTTGGCGCTGCAAAGGGACTTGCTTTTCTGCATGAAGCAGAGAAGCCCGTCATCTATCGGGACTTTAAGACATCAAACATATTGCTAGATGAG gaatataatGCGAAACTATCCGATTTTGGGCTTGCAAAAGATGGACCAGTCGGCGACAAGTCCCATGTTTCAACTCGTATTATGGGTACTTACGGTTATGCAGCGCCAGAGTACATCATGACAG GGCATCTCACGGCGATGAGCGACGTCTACAGCTATGGTGTAGTACTCCTTGAGCTCCTCACAGGCCGGAAGTCGCTGGACAAGTCCCGGCCGGTCAGGGAGCAGACGCTGGCCGACTGGGCATTCCCGTTGCTGACGCATAAGAAGAAGGTGCTTGGCATAGTAGACCCGAGGCTTGCTGAGGACTACCCGGTGAAGGCTGTGCAGAAGACGGCGATGCTGGCATACCATTGCCTTAACCGCAACCCAAAGGCTAGGCCGCTGATGCGCGACATCGTCGCCACCTTGGAGCCTCTGCAGCAGCTGGAGGAGAACCCCAGTGACATTCTGGCCAGTGCCACTTGA